The Rubripirellula reticaptiva DNA window CACCGTCACCGTCGGAATCTAGCCAAACCAAGTCGCCGATTACCCCTGTTCCACGATATCCGAAATCTACCTCCAGTCGATCGCTGCCCGCGACCGCAATGTTCGATGTTCCGTCGATGATGACGGTTGCATCATCGGTCTCGAACGTTCCAACCATTCCAAGCGGCAAGTCGCCAGCAGTGACCGTCACTCGGTATTGGCCGTTGAACTGATCGAGAAACTGGTAGGCTCCGTTGGCGTCAGTCGTGGTCGTTGAGATTAGGTCGTCACCATCACCGAACAGATTGTTCGATCCGGCGTAGTGCAAAGTAATTTCGACGTTCCCGAGTCCTGGTTCGTCGCCCGATTGAACTCCGTCACCGTCGACATCAAACCAAACGGTGTTGCCGATGTCCCACAGTGCCTCGCCAAAATTCTGGCCAGTCAATCCGGTCAGCGGCAGAGTCACGTTCAAGTTGTTTGGCGAGGTCGTCGTGTAAAGTCCTGGTTGTAGCTGGACGATTTGGTAGTCACCGGCAGGACGATTGATGAAAAGGTAAGTTCCGTCGGCGCCCGTGACTTGAGTTTCCAATAGAGTCGTACCGGACGCGTCCCACAACTGGATCGTAACGCCACCGACGCGAGTGGGCTCGTCGCCTTGCAAGACGCCGTCACGGTTGTCGTCTAAGAATACTGTGCCGCCGATTCCGATCCCTCGTTCACCGAAGTTGTATAGGGTTCCGTCGGTATCTTGATTCAAATTGATGCTGCTGATCACATTGCTAACCGACACGTCGCCGTTACTTAGTGAGCCGTCGGAATGAATGCCGTCGACAAAGTTGGACGGCTGGGTTTCGACAATTCGATATCCTGTTGCGTTGGATGGTCGCAAGTTTGTGAATGTGTAAGCGCCGGTTCCGACGTCGGTTGTGGTGGCCAAGTTGATGCTGTTGCCAAGGTCGTCGGTTCCTAGCAATGAAATAGAGACTCCGCCGATCGCTGTGTCAGTGCCGCCGAACAGGCCATCGTTGTTCTTGTCGTTGAAGACAAATCCCGACAAGCTGGACGGCAAGACTTCACCAAAGTTGTTTTCAGTGCCATCGGTGTCCGATACCACTACGGACGTGATGGTATCGGCACCCAGGGTGCCGCCTTGGCTGCCAACGGAATCAATCCCGTCCAAATATCCAGCCGGTGTCGTCTCGGAAATCTGGTAGCCCGATGAGTCGCTTGGCCGCAGTCCCGTGAACGCATAGTATCCAAGCGTCCCGGCGGCTGACGATGTGGTTGTTGTGATATCCACGGCGACACCCAAATCGTCCGTGCCGGTCAACCGAACTGTGACTCCGCCAAGCCCTGTTTCGCCGGTTCGGCTGCCGTCGTTATCGGTGTCGTGATAGACGTAGCCCGAAACGACGCTGCGGACAACTTCGCCAAAGTTGTAGTTGGTCGCAGTACTGGAAGCGACAAGCTCGATTGACGAATTCGTGTCGTTGGTTGAAACGTTGCCATTGTTCAAACTGCCGTCGGTGTCACGTCCGTCGGCGTAGGCGCGACCGGATGGTGCGTTGAAAGTTGGCTGTGTCTGAGAGACCGTGTAGGTTCCCGGTCGCAGCTTGTCGAACGAGTAAGAACCATCGCTATTGGTAACGACGTTCTGTGCCGTGATGGCACCAAAATCGTCGACGCCGGAAAGCGTAACGGTGACGCCGCCGATGCCGGACTCGCCAACGTCCTTGACGGCATTGTTGTTTGCGTCGTGATAAACGAAGCCGCGAAGTTCGGCCTCTTCGAGTTCGCCAAAATTGTTGTTCAAACCATCGATCTCTGAATTTGATGGTAAAACGATATTGGTGAATCTGTCATTGATCGATGCGTCTCCGCCCGGTGTGCCAATCGTGTCAAGTCCGTCCAGATAATCTTTGCCCGATGTTGCGACGGTTGGCTGGGACTGTTGGATGGAGTACGTGCCGGGACGCAGGTCGACGAAGGAGTACGAACCATCTGCTAACGTCTGGATCGTTGTATCGACAGAGTTCCCCAAGTGGTCATTGCCTTGTAACCTTATGTTGACACCAAGGATGCCTGCTTCCCCTGAATCCTTTACGCCGTCATTGTCAGCGTCAAAGTAGACAAAGCCAGCGAGCGAGTGTTCGCGGATCCGTACTGAATCATTCGACGTATCGCTTCCGTCTGAATCTGGATCAGTGTCATTGCGTTCGCCTGTCACGGCGCCCGACAAAGTGCTGGCCTCTTCGATGGTCGCAGTGTTGATCAAGACTGCGTCGGTTGCGACCGTGTCCAAAAGATCAACGGTGAACGTGAAGGTCGCTGTTGCACCGGCGGCGATGGTGCCACCGGAATACGATAGATTGCCGGTCGAAGAGACATAATTGGCCGTGAACGATGCTGGGTAGTCGACTCCCGAATTCCCCAGCGCTACGCTGTTGCGATCGTACTCGGCGGCGGACAAAATGTCTTGGATTTTCACGTCGTAAGCGTCAGCGAGTCCGGTGTTGGTCACGGACAATTCGATCGTCATCGTTTCGCCTGCGTTAGCAAGCAATGCCACAATGTTCTTGGTGATCGCCAAATTCGATTCGACGACAGCGACATTCACTTGGTTACTTGCAATCGGAGCAACGCCGTCGCCAGCGACATCGATCGTTCCAACGTTTGTCAACGTTGTCTGGCCAGATCCATATCCAACGTTGCTCGCCACGTCGCTTACTTGCGCGGTTACCAAGATCACGAAAGCGTTGTTGCTTGAATCATTGTCGACGGTGGTGTTGATCGTTCCGAACGTGAACTGAACGTCGGCACCGTCCGTCGCTCCACCTGTGATTGTCGGCGTGCCGACCGATCCGGCGTAGTCAGCCGCCAATAAACCGCCCGACGACGCGGCGTCGGTGATGAGTGAGTATCCCGAATAGATCAAGCCAGTTGGCAATTGATCTTCGACAACGAGTCCAGGCGAGGATCCTTCGGGCATGCGGACCACAAACGCGAAAGTCACGTTCTCGCCAATCGTGACATTCGATCCCGACGTTTCCGTCTGGTCGGTACTGAACAACGACTTGTTAAGTGTTACGGGGTTGATCGTGATCGCAGCCGGATCGCTCGCCGTGTAGTCATAGCGAGTGTCCGCCGCATTGGTGCCATCACGTTCGCCATCGTCGAGGGAACTTGCGGACGACCGAGTGACGACGTCTCCATTCAGGCTGGTCCACTGGACCGACGGAGTGTTTGCGATCGATTGGTTAGGTGTGACTTGGCTGGAAATGGTTCCGTCAACAGTGATCGTGACCACGCGTCCCGTTTGCGACTTCAGAAGATCGAAGTCCACGCTGCTCCCAATGGACAACGTGTATCCGGCCGCATCGCTGCCCGACAACACAAAATCGCTTGACGACAAAAGACCGGCAGAATCTGTGACCGAGAAAGTTACGCCCGTGATCGCCGAGTTTCCGCTGGTGACGGTGGGTAACTCATCGACAAAGTCCAAGTCGAACGCATCGACGGGGCCTGGGTTGGACAAAGTGATCGTATAGCGAGCCGAATCGCCTGCGTCGCCAGTCGTTTGGCCTGGATTGCCGGCCACCATGATGGTGTTGTTGATCGCGACCACGGCTTCGCGAACGGTGACGTCAGTTGCATCGACGGTGATTGCCGTTGACGCGTCGCCGCCCCACTGGAATGTCGCCGAGTTGTCCAACGCCGTGTTGGCTTGGTTGCTGGCCACGTTCAAGACAACGGCTTGATAACGCAGCGTGATCGTGCCATCGGTGTCGTTTGCAACGTTCGCGTCGGTGACGGTGCCTAGGTTCCAGGTAATCACTTGTCCATCCGACGTGACCACTGGTGTCGTCGACCCAGAGTAGGTGACGTCGTTGGACGAACTAGACACCATTCCTAAAAAGGCAAGTCCGGCGTCGAGCGTGTCGACAATAGTCGCACCAGGCACCGTGGCCTCGGGGAAGGTCACCGTCAATTCATAAGTCACCAGTTCGCCGATGACGACGTCCAAGTTGCCATTGGAAGCGTTGACGATCTCGCTAGAAACAAGCGTCTTGGTCAGTGCCGTCACGGCGTCGATTGTTACGGTCGCCAAATCCGAATCAAAGTAATCGTTCGGGTTGCCGGAAGCTCCGCCTGATCCGTTTCGTTCGCCCGAAGTTGCACCGCTGGTTGAATCGTAGGTTGTCGATCCGGTTTCGCCCATTCCGTTGTTGGTACTTAGACCATTGATCGACGCAAGCGAACTGCCGGTTGCGTTGGCACCGGTTCCAAACTCGCCCGGCAAACTGCTGTAGATGACGGTGGCGTTGTTTTGCAGCGTTTCTTCCGGCTCGACGGCGATGTTGATCGTTGCCGTGTAGACGACCACGACTTCTTCGCCTTCGTTAACTCGGTCAAACGTCAGGTCCAGAGTGTTGCCGGACGAAGCGTTCGTTGGCGTCACATTGACGCCCGCTTTGGTGGTAGACGTGATCGATCCGAAAGTCATGTTGGTCGGCAACGTGTCGGTCAACCGAACATCGAATGCATCGCTGTTGTTGATTGATGAAGTTGGCGTGAATTTGATTGTGTAAGTAATCGTGTCGCCAGCATCGCCGGAAGATGAACTTGCCGTCTTGTTGACATTGTTGATCAAGGGTTCGACGATCGTGATCGCCGGACGAGCGCCGCTGGCGATCGAATAGAACGCGGTTGCGCCTGTGTTGATTGTTAGAGAATTGTAAAGAGTCTCGCCGGCGTCATTGCGCGCGGTCGCATTTTGGCTGTTGTTATTGACCAACGCGTTGAACTCGATGATGACGTACTCGGCGTTCGTGTCACTTTCTGAGTTCACGATGTCACCCAGCTTGAAGCTGAAGTCAGATCCGGGCGCGTAGTTATCGTTGTTGGCTGTGGACTGAGTCGAAAGTGCTGCGTCGGGCAGGACAAAGGTTGGCGTGACCGACGAGGACGTCGATGCCAGGCCAACGCCGGACAGCATCGATGAGGTGATCGAATCAGTGTCCGAAACCAATGCGATGGTTGCTGTGCCGTCGTCGATGAATGTCAATCCGGATGGCAATTGGTCACGGATCTGCATGTCGGACACGCTTCCTTCGGGCAGAAGCACGGAAATGCGGTATCGTACGATTTCACCGATCGTGACTCGTTCCCGCCCGCTCTCAAATCCCGTGTCTGCTTCGCTGGTTGCGACGATCGTTTTCGTTGCGTTTACATTGCTGATGGTGACCGAGGCGTCATCGGTCAGGTCGATTTCGGTGTGATCGGCACCGCTTTCGCGGCCGGCGTAATTGAAGAGCGTCGCGGTGTTGACGAGCGTTTCGTTTGGCGCCACGGCTGTATCGGCAATAGCGTCATAGAAAACGATGACGACATTGCGGCCACTCGCTGCGTCGTATCCATCGATCGCACCTCCATTGGTGCCGTCCGGATTTGCCGGCGTCGCGCCAGGGTCACTGAGTTCGATGCCACCGCCGAACAAGCCCGGATCGCCTCCATCAACGTCGCTGAACCCGACCGACGCACCCGTTCCATCGACGATTTGCAGACTGCCGCCAACGTATGTCATTCCGGTCGGCAGCAGGTCGCGAAGCTGGACATCGAACGCGCCCGTCTGGCTGTTGCCCGTGTTTTCAATCACGATGGCATATCGCACGATATCACCAGCATCAATGCCGCTGGTGATGTCGGCGTTGATTCCTTGGATCGCCAAATCGTCGGATCCGATTGTGCCGCCACTAAATGGTGATCCGATGGTTCCGGCGGTTGCAAACGAAATCCCCGATGGTCCAACCACGTCACTGAACGAAACGCCGGCCTGGTTGGTGCTGACGACACCTTTTTGGATGCTAAGCGACGGCTGGGTGACTTCGATTTGAATGATTCGGTCGATGATCGTTGGGGTTTGCTGTGTCGTGCCTTCCTCGACTCGGACGATGTTGGTCAGGAACAATCCATCGGCAGTTGGTTCGTCCTGCGCTGTGACGCTTAAGTACAGCTCGATCGTATTCCCTTGGCTTGTCGGATCATCGTAGTCGCCAAAGAAGATCTCGACGCCGTTACTGTTGTTGACCGTCACGGTCGGAACGATATTTGAGTTTGGGGAAACTGAGTTGTAGAACGTATCGCCTGCACCAAACTCGATCTCGCCCGAGCCCGGGACCGCGGAATCAAACGAGTTGCTAATGTTGAAAGTCCAAGAATCACCGCCGACACCGTCAGCGTTGTGGTCGTCGGCGCTAAAGATTGGCAACGGCAGGAAGTCGGTAAGTACTAAATCCTCGAAGTCACTGGTCGGAACTTCGTATCGAATTCGGTACGTCACAAGGTCCCCTGCAACCAAGACAGGTAACCCGTTGTCGCCCATAGGCAAGGTCGTGTTTCCGTTGATCGCGTAGACTTCCTTTGTCAGCGTACCGCTGCGAATCGCGATGCTCGCCGAGCTGTCATCGCTCTCGGTGCCAATCACGTTGGTGATGTCGCCGGTCAAACCATTGATCTCTGCATTCTCGCGCGTGGTTCCAGAAATTTGCAACGTACTGTTGGTGATGACGTCACCTTGGTCGACACTTCGGTCGCCGGATTGGAACGTGTCGCTGTAGTCTTCTTGGATCACCGTGCGAAAGCGAATCGTCCCAGTGGCCGCACCACGATTGATATTGTCGTCGTCATCAAGCGTCAGCCCACCCTGCAGCACGCCATCAACCGCACCGCTATCGACCAGCACTTTTGAAATGTCAAACGTCAACGACGTTGACCCATCGCTGCCGTCCGGTGTTACACCATCTTCGCTGCCATCATCGGACGTGTTGATCTGTGTTTGGTCGACGACCAACGTGGTCGTACCGTCGACATTGGCGACTTCATGAACGGTGAATGTCCCTGAAACGTTGCCATTTGAATCTGTAATGTCGAAAGTTGCGCCGTACGTAAAGTCGAATCTTTGGCCATCCTGGAAAGTGTCATTGACGATCAGATCCCCGAACGTGAAATAGTCCGAAATTTGGAATGTCATCGTGTACTCTAACGTGTCGCCTGGTGTTGCACCGGTATTTCCGGTGTCGGTAATCACCGCAACTGATTTCTGAATCGCAATTGACTTGTCATCAAGCGTGTGCTCAAAGCCGGTTGGATCAGCGACAGCATTGTCGGTTCCGCCGGCGTCTCGAATGTCGGTCGGAGTCCAATCGCCCATCGCTTTGGCGTCATTAAAAGACCGTGAATCCGGATTAGACACGGTGTCATCTTCGCCGTCGGTTGGGATGACACGATTCGACGCGGCGTCAAATTCCGCGACATAGAAGCTGAACTGAACCCGCACGTCCGTCGATGAAGCCGATCCCGTGACCGGGTTTGTCAACGTGACTATCAACTCTTGATTGGCACCTGGTCCAGTCAACGTTGATAAGTTGTCGGTGTAGGAAGCGACGACGCCACCGACAGTGACACTATCAATCGATGTGACCACGATGTTGTCGGGTAAAGAATCGATGATATCCAGATTGGCGATTACTTGTCCCGAGGCGATATCGACGTCGATTTGGTATCGTCGCTCGAAGCTTGGCCCAGTCGCGGTCTCGGACTCGGGCCCAAGATAGGTTTTGCTAAGCGTCATTAGTGTCGGTGTCACCGCCATCTGCTGCGTCCAGCTTTGCGACGCGACGGCGGTGTCCGTCACGTTGTTCACCGTGTCGCTCAGCAATGAGGGATCGGTCGACGGATTGTCGAGAGCATCTTCGCCATATCGAAAACCGCTTCGAGCCTGCACGACAAGGGCATTACCTAAGTCCGCCAATTCGCTGACCGTTGCCGAGACTTGAACCACGATCTCAGGCTGTCCGAATGTTACAGAGCCAAATGGCAACTCAATCACCACCAACTTGTCGCCCGCGACACCGGTGATCTCAAGCGGTTGACCACTGCTGTCAACTGCAAAGGGATGATAGACAACGCCAGTTCCGCCGCCGTCGTCCGGAAACGTCAATTCAACGACGTTGAGTGATTGCCCCAAATACGTGGCATTGTTGAAATCGATTCCGTCTGCGGTGTCGCCGCCCGCCGCACCATCGGCTCCATTGACCGGAAAGATTAGATCGATAAATGGCCCGTATCCGGTGTCGGCACCGGTATTGTCGAACACGACGGTGAACTGAAAGTCACTGCCGATCTGTATGTCCTGATCCGCAGAAATTGTGACCTCGGGACCGGCCGCTAAGACGCTTTCGTAGGAAGCTTGAATTTGAGCCGAAAACGGAATCGACACATTGATCGATCCTGTTTCGTATTCCAGTGTCCAGTCGCCGCCTAAGTCCACGTTGCCAGTGTCATTCGAACTCGCGGCAACGTCTGCTGACATCAGCATCGCAAGCGAGTCAACAAAAAATTGACCTTCGTCCGACTGAGCAACGTCACAGCCATAGATCAACAAGTCGCCGCCTTCGCCGAGTGACGCGCCCCACATGGCGACATCGCCGGCGTGTGCGGCAAGGTTGTCGTTGGTCAACCACGTGCTGCCGATCCGAACCGATGCATCTTCCCCGTGCGAAATCAGATGAATCGCGTCGAGTCCCTGCCGCAATTTCAGCAGTTCTGTGATCTGCTGGACGCCTTCTTTATCGCTGTCCAAAAAGACGATTTCCAGACTGCTGGCACTGTCCTGATTCTGCATCAAGTCATCGACGAGTTCTTGATAGTTGTCGACGCTGGTGTCAACGATCAATAGTTCGTTGCGAGTGACCTTAGCAACGGAACGGGAACTGGATCGAAGTTCACTTGACGAGGAACTTGCCAGATCTGCATCGGCCGAGGCGGCATCTTCCGCGTAGGCATGAACGGATGCGTCAAATGAGCTAGCGCCGGCACTGGCGTCGACTTCTTCGCCGTTAACGGAGGCGTCCATCGCAGCATCAAAGAGGACACGGTCCTCGAGCTTACGAAGGATCAGGGACGATGCGCGCTTGCGCAGGCGTCTTGGTAACGTCATGTCAATTTTCTCGGAGCTTCGTGCTTCGGTCGGGTTCCACCCATCAGAGGCTGACAAGTCCCAGCGGGACAGAGTCAGGGGGCAAACAACCCTAGCTCACGAATCTGGGTTAGGCAAAAAAATGGAGCTAGCGAAGCTCTACTTTTTGCGAAACCGGTTTGGGTTGCGATGACTTTGACGAATCTTACGGTTTGTCATCGCATTGACGTTCTTGATTGATGCGGCGGTGCCAGTTCGCTAGCTGGGACTGACACGTTTACGGCGCAGTTGGCCATTGTTGAACGCGACGGCCAAGGCGGCAGGAACTTCGCCTTCGGCGAGTACAAACAGGGCTTGGTTTTCGGTGACCTTGGCCTTCATTTGCTGTTCAAGAGCAACGGCTTCGGCGCGTTGTCCTTCGGCGTGCGCCCGCGCGATCCGCATGTCGGCCGCGGCTTGGTCGGTTTGCAGGCGAGCACCGATGTTTTCGCCCACATCGATGTCGTAGATATCGATCGACACAATTGCAAACGCAGTGTTCGCATCTAGCCCATTGGAAAGTGCGCCTTTTGAGATTCGGGCCGGCTGTTCAAGAACGTCCATGTGAGTCTCGGCTGATCCGATTGCCGTGATGATGCCTTGCCCAACGCGTGCGACGATCGTTTCTTCGGTCGCACCACCAATCAGTTGATCCAAGTTGGTACGCACGGTCACGCGAGCACCAACTCGCAGTTCGACTCCGTTCTTGGCGACGGCGCTTAGCGTCGCTGCGCTTCCTTGTCGGTCACTAGGACAGTGGATCACTCGCGGCGAGACACTTGTTTGTACGGCCAACAGCACATCGCGTCCGGCCAAGTCGATGGCCGCGGCACGGTCAAAGTCCAAATCGATGTTCGCGCGATGTGCGGCAATTTGCGCTTGCACCACGTTCATCACATCGCCGCCGGCCAAGTGGTGGGATTGCAGACGCTCGGTGCTCATGCCCGAGCGGCGATCGATCGACAAGCCGGCTTGTCTTGCCATGATCTTCGCCGTGACGATCAAACGCTGATCGATGCCCAAGAAGGTCATCGCGATCAGGCTGGTCCAGCTGACGTCAGCACCCGACATGTAAGCCTGGAACCAATACGATCCCCATTTGGCAAAAATACCAACTACGAAAATCGCTGCAAACAAGGCGACGATACTAAGGCCGGCGATCCATGTCGACGAGCCGGGGAAACTCACTGCCGCAATCATATCCATTGCTGCTGCATCCTTTGTGGTGAGCAGAATCATGCAGCATGTTGAAAAAACGACTGTTTCCGACAGAGGCCTACCCCAAGTTGTACTTCAAATGCATCGTGCAACGCAGGGCGGGATCAAAAACCCGGCAAGACGCAGGCTTTTTAAGGCAATTTAACGAGAAATTGGCGTCGACTCGATGCTCTTGTCCGTGCCGTGGCTGCCTAGCGAGCCAGCGATTTCACGACCGGTCCCTCTCGGTTGGTCCCACATCTTCCCGGCTAGTCCCACAGTCGACGAGCAAACCGGCGGCTAAGGGTTTGCGATTGACCGGTTCCGTGAGGCTGCATCGATAGTTGAAACCCGATGCAGGCCGACGGGTTGTCGCTGGGTGATAGGACTTTGAACACGATCGAATTGGCGCTTGCGATCGCTTTGCACGATTCCAAAGTTACGGAACTTCGGATCTGTTTTGATGACACGCCGAACAGTTGAGTCTGCAAGGCGAAATCCGTTTCTACTCTAAGCTCAAGTCTCGACTTGTCAGCGTCAAACTCAATCGTGACCTTCGGGGACAATTCCTGATTCGGGTTGCTCGTGCGAAAGATGACCAGAAGGCTAGCGAGTAACACATCAAACTGAACGCG harbors:
- the floA gene encoding flotillin-like protein FloA (flotillin-like protein involved in membrane lipid rafts) — encoded protein: MIAAVSFPGSSTWIAGLSIVALFAAIFVVGIFAKWGSYWFQAYMSGADVSWTSLIAMTFLGIDQRLIVTAKIMARQAGLSIDRRSGMSTERLQSHHLAGGDVMNVVQAQIAAHRANIDLDFDRAAAIDLAGRDVLLAVQTSVSPRVIHCPSDRQGSAATLSAVAKNGVELRVGARVTVRTNLDQLIGGATEETIVARVGQGIITAIGSAETHMDVLEQPARISKGALSNGLDANTAFAIVSIDIYDIDVGENIGARLQTDQAAADMRIARAHAEGQRAEAVALEQQMKAKVTENQALFVLAEGEVPAALAVAFNNGQLRRKRVSPS
- a CDS encoding SdrD B-like domain-containing protein, with product MTLPRRLRKRASSLILRKLEDRVLFDAAMDASVNGEEVDASAGASSFDASVHAYAEDAASADADLASSSSSELRSSSRSVAKVTRNELLIVDTSVDNYQELVDDLMQNQDSASSLEIVFLDSDKEGVQQITELLKLRQGLDAIHLISHGEDASVRIGSTWLTNDNLAAHAGDVAMWGASLGEGGDLLIYGCDVAQSDEGQFFVDSLAMLMSADVAASSNDTGNVDLGGDWTLEYETGSINVSIPFSAQIQASYESVLAAGPEVTISADQDIQIGSDFQFTVVFDNTGADTGYGPFIDLIFPVNGADGAAGGDTADGIDFNNATYLGQSLNVVELTFPDDGGGTGVVYHPFAVDSSGQPLEITGVAGDKLVVIELPFGSVTFGQPEIVVQVSATVSELADLGNALVVQARSGFRYGEDALDNPSTDPSLLSDTVNNVTDTAVASQSWTQQMAVTPTLMTLSKTYLGPESETATGPSFERRYQIDVDIASGQVIANLDIIDSLPDNIVVTSIDSVTVGGVVASYTDNLSTLTGPGANQELIVTLTNPVTGSASSTDVRVQFSFYVAEFDAASNRVIPTDGEDDTVSNPDSRSFNDAKAMGDWTPTDIRDAGGTDNAVADPTGFEHTLDDKSIAIQKSVAVITDTGNTGATPGDTLEYTMTFQISDYFTFGDLIVNDTFQDGQRFDFTYGATFDITDSNGNVSGTFTVHEVANVDGTTTLVVDQTQINTSDDGSEDGVTPDGSDGSTSLTFDISKVLVDSGAVDGVLQGGLTLDDDDNINRGAATGTIRFRTVIQEDYSDTFQSGDRSVDQGDVITNSTLQISGTTRENAEINGLTGDITNVIGTESDDSSASIAIRSGTLTKEVYAINGNTTLPMGDNGLPVLVAGDLVTYRIRYEVPTSDFEDLVLTDFLPLPIFSADDHNADGVGGDSWTFNISNSFDSAVPGSGEIEFGAGDTFYNSVSPNSNIVPTVTVNNSNGVEIFFGDYDDPTSQGNTIELYLSVTAQDEPTADGLFLTNIVRVEEGTTQQTPTIIDRIIQIEVTQPSLSIQKGVVSTNQAGVSFSDVVGPSGISFATAGTIGSPFSGGTIGSDDLAIQGINADITSGIDAGDIVRYAIVIENTGNSQTGAFDVQLRDLLPTGMTYVGGSLQIVDGTGASVGFSDVDGGDPGLFGGGIELSDPGATPANPDGTNGGAIDGYDAASGRNVVIVFYDAIADTAVAPNETLVNTATLFNYAGRESGADHTEIDLTDDASVTISNVNATKTIVATSEADTGFESGRERVTIGEIVRYRISVLLPEGSVSDMQIRDQLPSGLTFIDDGTATIALVSDTDSITSSMLSGVGLASTSSSVTPTFVLPDAALSTQSTANNDNYAPGSDFSFKLGDIVNSESDTNAEYVIIEFNALVNNNSQNATARNDAGETLYNSLTINTGATAFYSIASGARPAITIVEPLINNVNKTASSSSGDAGDTITYTIKFTPTSSINNSDAFDVRLTDTLPTNMTFGSITSTTKAGVNVTPTNASSGNTLDLTFDRVNEGEEVVVVYTATINIAVEPEETLQNNATVIYSSLPGEFGTGANATGSSLASINGLSTNNGMGETGSTTYDSTSGATSGERNGSGGASGNPNDYFDSDLATVTIDAVTALTKTLVSSEIVNASNGNLDVVIGELVTYELTVTFPEATVPGATIVDTLDAGLAFLGMVSSSSNDVTYSGSTTPVVTSDGQVITWNLGTVTDANVANDTDGTITLRYQAVVLNVASNQANTALDNSATFQWGGDASTAITVDATDVTVREAVVAINNTIMVAGNPGQTTGDAGDSARYTITLSNPGPVDAFDLDFVDELPTVTSGNSAITGVTFSVTDSAGLLSSSDFVLSGSDAAGYTLSIGSSVDFDLLKSQTGRVVTITVDGTISSQVTPNQSIANTPSVQWTSLNGDVVTRSSASSLDDGERDGTNAADTRYDYTASDPAAITINPVTLNKSLFSTDQTETSGSNVTIGENVTFAFVVRMPEGSSPGLVVEDQLPTGLIYSGYSLITDAASSGGLLAADYAGSVGTPTITGGATDGADVQFTFGTINTTVDNDSSNNAFVILVTAQVSDVASNVGYGSGQTTLTNVGTIDVAGDGVAPIASNQVNVAVVESNLAITKNIVALLANAGETMTIELSVTNTGLADAYDVKIQDILSAAEYDRNSVALGNSGVDYPASFTANYVSSTGNLSYSGGTIAAGATATFTFTVDLLDTVATDAVLINTATIEEASTLSGAVTGERNDTDPDSDGSDTSNDSVRIREHSLAGFVYFDADNDGVKDSGEAGILGVNIRLQGNDHLGNSVDTTIQTLADGSYSFVDLRPGTYSIQQSQPTVATSGKDYLDGLDTIGTPGGDASINDRFTNIVLPSNSEIDGLNNNFGELEEAELRGFVYHDANNNAVKDVGESGIGGVTVTLSGVDDFGAITAQNVVTNSDGSYSFDKLRPGTYTVSQTQPTFNAPSGRAYADGRDTDGSLNNGNVSTNDTNSSIELVASSTATNYNFGEVVRSVVSGYVYHDTDNDGSRTGETGLGGVTVRLTGTDDLGVAVDITTTTSSAAGTLGYYAFTGLRPSDSSGYQISETTPAGYLDGIDSVGSQGGTLGADTITSVVVSDTDGTENNFGEVLPSSLSGFVFNDKNNDGLFGGTDTAIGGVSISLLGTDDLGNSINLATTTDVGTGAYTFTNLRPSNATGYRIVETQPSNFVDGIHSDGSLSNGDVSVSNVISSINLNQDTDGTLYNFGERGIGIGGTVFLDDNRDGVLQGDEPTRVGGVTIQLWDASGTTLLETQVTGADGTYLFINRPAGDYQIVQLQPGLYTTTSPNNLNVTLPLTGLTGQNFGEALWDIGNTVWFDVDGDGVQSGDEPGLGNVEITLHYAGSNNLFGDGDDLISTTTTDANGAYQFLDQFNGQYRVTVTAGDLPLGMVGTFETDDATVIIDGTSNIAVAGSDRLEVDFGYRGTGVIGDLVWLDSDGDGARQSGEPGLANVSVRLTYAGPDNTFGTTDDFAMQTITDSMGGYLFDRLPAGDFRVSVDTSDADLPADIIAISGPDSKVGTVDVSLSIGGVDLDEDFGFAGTLSIGDTIFIDHNADGGVFDTADGDRGIVGALVTLDLDFDGDGNFDHQLAMLTDSNGRYSFDHLIAADYRVTVDPSTLGDSVITTSTYELDGTLDSQTLVSLSPGVSQDAVDFGYPGQVDYAVTNKSSLTKAARGGDSFTYEIVVTNTGQRDGTGVFVTDTLPIDILDPNSIASDDPSNTTVDLATGDLRWNVGNLDVGQSRTLVLSVSVPLVPADPLADQIVTVAVVADDGLSGPETTYLNNVAPTLDELTTFAFDSFQNFSKDVHEDQQAYGLPAAALWPDRMLRPLPVDPIFSGLAEPGTTLSIRIYDESGRVMGERQVVADVGGNWLATFPGSVIWKHPHRMEIEQVAAIQNEAADAGFNLRRYFHPASHHSLYMTERPTVGGVMRETPSETVEAMHQAHLNPLSLGLRAHLYQFNAASSNVASH